Proteins from a single region of Crassaminicella profunda:
- a CDS encoding phage major capsid protein translates to MAYDNLVLEKGMYTEAKAKGQTLTQFLEAEDSSKSYDDGLDAFQRQLKRFDIRVKGDNTDVIEKFFATNESAVLFPEYIARTVLVGLEKANILPEIVATTTTIDSDTYRSIYMNDGEDAKKRKSLKRVGEGGQLPVTTIKTKEQVVNIFKYGRLLQASYEALRRKKLNVFEIFLQQMGRQIALDMAYDAIRVIISGDGNKNAADIFKIGDADIGGTAGILTYDEYVSFWNEFSPYEMKTVLAPKVQLKDILTLTEFKDPQAGFTFQKDGKLISPLGAKLVRADQVQELGVEGIIGLDKGLCIEEIVEQGVTTESDKLIDKQFERTAISRVGGFNKLFQPSAKVLKWK, encoded by the coding sequence ATGGCATATGATAACTTAGTACTTGAAAAAGGAATGTATACAGAAGCAAAAGCAAAAGGGCAGACACTAACACAATTTTTAGAGGCAGAGGATTCTTCTAAAAGTTACGATGATGGGCTGGATGCTTTTCAAAGGCAGTTAAAGAGATTTGATATTAGAGTAAAAGGTGATAACACAGATGTGATTGAGAAATTCTTTGCAACAAATGAATCAGCAGTGTTGTTTCCTGAGTACATCGCAAGAACAGTATTAGTTGGATTAGAAAAGGCAAATATTCTCCCAGAAATTGTTGCGACTACAACTACTATCGATTCTGATACGTATAGATCAATCTATATGAATGATGGGGAAGATGCAAAGAAAAGAAAAAGTCTTAAAAGAGTAGGAGAAGGTGGACAACTACCAGTTACTACTATTAAGACTAAAGAACAAGTAGTAAACATCTTTAAGTATGGTAGATTACTTCAAGCATCATATGAAGCATTAAGAAGAAAGAAATTGAATGTATTTGAGATTTTCTTACAACAAATGGGGCGTCAAATTGCATTAGATATGGCTTATGATGCAATTCGAGTTATTATTAGTGGAGATGGAAATAAGAATGCAGCAGATATATTCAAAATTGGAGATGCCGATATTGGAGGAACAGCAGGGATATTGACATATGATGAATATGTTTCCTTCTGGAATGAGTTTTCTCCTTATGAAATGAAAACTGTACTTGCTCCAAAGGTACAATTAAAAGATATTCTTACATTAACAGAGTTTAAAGATCCACAAGCAGGATTTACATTCCAAAAGGATGGAAAGCTTATTAGTCCATTGGGAGCAAAACTTGTAAGAGCTGATCAAGTTCAAGAATTAGGAGTAGAAGGTATTATTGGATTGGATAAAGGCTTATGCATTGAAGAAATAGTTGAGCAAGGAGTGACAACTGAATCTGATAAGCTTATAGACAAGCAATTTGAAAGAACTGCTATTTCAAGAGTAGGTGGATTTAATAAGTTATTCCAACCATCAGCAAAAGTACTTAAGTGGAAATAG